A window from Fusarium musae strain F31 chromosome 8, whole genome shotgun sequence encodes these proteins:
- a CDS encoding hypothetical protein (EggNog:ENOG41): MIRGFSGAEKLSYSTEVRECVRDHGSLSLHTLVGCPPVMFFKIGQVLEAGKVYLAGDLPVEQFEQLLDGAEKFLRGWDPDQAVYPTSHQEWKHLAEAYRHACLLRVMRFPDAFAISCDDPRIKASVSAVLDVCATIPRDSVFYKRLLFPLFLAGADTCSPHQIHYASWCINEIKHSTGFQHPAMTELLTKVWDERRTNPRGWSNVPWMEFVSSLLGIFGPY; the protein is encoded by the coding sequence ATGATCCGAGGCTTCAGCGGCGCTGAAAAGCTCTCCTACTCGACCGAAGTCCGAGAATGCGTGAGAGATCACGGAAGTTTAAGCCTTCACACGTTGGTCGGCTGTCCGCCAGtcatgttcttcaagatTGGTCAGGTACTCGAGGCTGGTAAAGTTTACCTGGCCGGAGACTTGCCAGTTGAACAGTTTGAGCAATTACTCGATGGAGCTGAGAAGTTCCTCCGTGGCTGGGATCCCGATCAAGCCGTATATCCCACCAGCCACCAGGAATGGAAACATCTTGCCGAGGCATATAGACACGCATGCTTACTTCGTGTGATGCGGTTTCCCGACGCTTTCGCAATCTCATGCGACGACCCTCGGATAAAAGCCTCTGTCTCTGCGGTTTTGGATGTCTGTGCTACGATACCAAGAGACAGCGTGTTCTACAAGCGTTTGCTATTTCCTCTGTTCCTAGCAGGAGCCGATACTTGCTCACCGCATCAAATACACTATGCAAGCTGGTGTATTAACGAAATCAAGCACTCTACAGGCTTCCAGCACCCCGCCATGACGGAGCTGTTGACGAAAGTCTGGGACGAGAGAAGGACGAATCCTCGAGGCTGGTCTAACGTTCCCTGGATGGAATTTGTAAGCTCATTGCTTGGTATCTTTGGTCCGTACTGA
- a CDS encoding hypothetical protein (EggNog:ENOG41): MNLVYQQVVDHFLTTRSWFWWGTERKESVSKPYLHSCTAMRIGPGGRAQPLHRDDYISHNIHPDIDKWDDKRDTNRESAVGLFVAGSKVTKENGGTQFIQGSHLWGSERGPPRVEDCIYAEMDKGDAFIMLASAYHGGGTNSTRDQHRLVFATFSIRGFLRQEENQFLAVPREIAMKLDQDIQAFMGYSMSDPACGYVEQIDPIYLLRPELEKGPSDF, translated from the exons ATGAACCTAGTCTACCAGCAAGTCGTCGATCATTTCCTCACTACCCGAAGTTGGTTCTGGTGGGGTACCGAACGGAAGGAGTCGGTCTCGAAGCCTTACTTGCATTCGTGTACCGCCATGAGAATCGGACCTGGAGGCAGGGCGCAGCCACTTCACCGTGACGACTATATCAGTCACAATATCCATCCTGATATTGATAAGTGGGATGATAAGCGTGATACCAATCGTGAGTCTGCTGTTGGGCTGTTTGTAGCTGGGTCAAAGGTCACGAAGGAGAATGGCGGTACGCAATTCATCCAAGGGAGTCATTTATG GGGCTCAGAGCGAGGTCCCCCGCGTGTAGAAGACTGCATTTATGCCGAGATGGACAAGGGCGATGCGTTCATCATGCTTGCTTCAGCGTATCATGGTGGAGGTACCAACTCCACCAGAGACCAGCACCGCTTAGTCTTTGCTACCTTTTCTATTCGTGGCTTCTTGAGACAAGAGGAGAACCAGTTCCTCGCTGTGCCTAGAGAAATAGCGATGAAGCTTGACCAGGACATACAGGCATTCATGGGCTATTCGATGAGCGATCCGGCGTGCGGTTATGTAGAACAGATAGATCCGATATACTTGCTCAGGCCAGAGCTGGAGAAAGGTCCTTCGGACTTTTAG
- a CDS encoding hypothetical protein (EggNog:ENOG41) — MAAQEKNQAELEKASKLANVPHCEQYERMISGMLYDSLIPKLTNARLAARKAMNEYNTWFPEGDDFNIENITKRRAEMLKSFLGHVEDDEVFIEPPFRVDYGPNMSVGKRFYANFNLTVLDSAIVTIGDRVMIGPNVMISTATHETEVSSRRACIEYAYPINIGDDCWIGGGVTILPGVTIGEGCTIGAGSIVTRDIPAWSVAVGSPARVVKKVQPLEEFNESNGA, encoded by the exons atggCGGCGCAAGAGAAGAACCAGGccgagttggagaaggcATCCAAGCTGGCGAACGTTCCCCACTGCGAACAATATGAGAGGATGATCTCAGGCATGCT ATACGACTCACTTATTCCCAAGCTCACAAATGCTCGTCTCGCAGCACGAAAGGCCATGAACGAATACAACACCTGGTTCCCCGAAGGCGACGACTTCAACATTGAGAACATTACAAAACGACGAGCCGAAATGCTCAAATCATTTCTCGGGCACgtggaagatgacgaggtcTTTATTGAGCCACCATTCAGAGTCGACTACGGCCCCAACATGTCGGTTGGAAAGAGATTCTACGccaacttcaacctcaccGTCTTGGACTCGGCCATTGTTACGATTGGCGATAGGGTTATGATTGGTCCAAATGTTATGATATCGACGGCGACACATGAAACGGAGGTCTCAAGCCGCAGGGCCTGCATCGAGTATGCGTATCCTATCAATATTGGCGATGACTGTTGGATTGGGGGCGGTGTTACCATTTTGCCTGGTGTGACTATTGGGGAGGGATGTACAATAGGCGCCGGGTCAATCGTGACGCGCGATATTCCTGCTTGGAGCGTTGCTGTGGGATCTCCGGCAAGGGTTGTCAAAAAGGTGCAACCGCTTGAAGAGTTCAACGAATCGAACGGCGCTTGA
- a CDS encoding hypothetical protein (EggNog:ENOG41) translates to MTSQEDAERVIRELTGEYKLEENVFENGRKFLRDLLLYIDAKGFMRAIMRKEYPYVSFKIHSSHIEVEFNDDGFTKRDLEHICLPSTIEEKSTGEDGLSSVFKSTAKTYLQSGNFSLDLRLTSSEGKIKPVWVSPAASIPDTLTRMVVYFHDCGTEEHLERLKSVIMAQFEGLQAESLLFLKALRRIDVKFYGKGSELHQSKQFHKYGMKDNRELLKTTINSHGKDEEKGQLFYVVGRGARFSLPEYRRNVTLAFPLTEAGKPLIDTGGKGLFNVLLVSKSKYNFLMDADFDFNNQDKLKPNSKRNQEIRVWIAAAFLQAISTFCADPILVYEWPLFLPLITHQTPLSREIRYMTQKNFLVKVDNQPMLRCMNEITILPDHLKDENGRPLLDPFAEDMVLSSDYPQRVVEIFKEHGVKVMEDETLLRRLEADMGFRIIKTHHKDTTEEWHARMARFLLRFLETSGFNASRVKSIAIVPLKGGRWTAMISGPVYFPRTGDISIPDSINLRVVESTATQDPDRYALFKCLGVTEPPIDMVRKSILKTLATSDTIPLKFVNDYLQYLYLTHEACDWKPEQYQEVQVLTTDSKLESPWSKTIYLPGKGHPLSAESLLGSLKPESSLLGSFLHPETLSYVPTHCNSSSISWKRWLCEYVGLREDICLESDGTGKLSSDFLHIVSQSPEKLLDLLEHLLPKCEVELSDESAIISEVRQLSASNLCDVEFICKLQDTWLPLKTLTDIVESYMEQPGQFPFLRSIQGNTGDIDTKWNFLSEYLLVGKEDNLDFRLEILRSIRRSDPKKDPDRQLQKVLDLYASLYAQLTVPGEMTTDREKLRNFFGESGIAYFNGKELEWTSSSFCLWDAPPDMVTMRSLKSCYDMQGSNAEVGSALQNLFLKTLGIPNVSLKQIVAELNELRLRNDEDPAKILRLYDFLNRNIPSSQDIRALFETSPLIFIPDGPYIGWHKSTEVLWSSNTDLCGMGTLDDTYGTLRELFVAKLGIKPLSLRILYDRLIKSPKSNPQQMKEAIFILNDFLRSEPAFLDPQPVRNAEIFPIRDPGGTVSLRSVETEFAIGDNDNLRMRFEKRISFLDCSLVEFHRLKPFFQWLKVEDRYLSRCVQDSVTNVTEGLHQPLRPLVDYTKLDVTDKARYIARVASNFGSPRCLAGIEALYRQLSRVECFELRNMKSVFTIEQKGQTFVSESQTPTAHIFESGRRLTIYVPMDPATQDVCFRSVLPRKLATWIMQDPESSDRPYVDIEMVNALTAILASETTSLDEILDELGIARISYDGLSDDGEEVARQGVSFKNVVERPRKADSVLFGIPVSNTGKSLFVKTVDQTEANVGAE, encoded by the exons ATGACCAGCCAGGAAGATGCAGAGAGAGTTATACGGGAGCTCACTGGCGAATACAA ATTAGAGGAGAATGTGTTTGAGAACGGCAGAAAGTTCTTGCGCGACCTTCTTTTATACATCGACGCCAAAGGTTTTATGAGAGCTATAATGCGTAAAGAATATCCATATGTATCTTTTAAGATCCACTCTAGTCACATTGAAGTTGAGTTCAACGACGACGGTTTTACAAAAAGAGATCTAGAACACATATGCTTGCCTTCCACCATCGAGGAGAAAAGCACTGGTGAAGATGGTCTCAGCTCGGTCTTCAAATCTACAGCCAAGACTTATCTCCAGTCAGGTAACTTCTCCCTTGACTTGCGTCTCACTTCAAGCGAGGGGAAAATAAAACCAGTTTGGGTATCGCCAGCTGCCTCGATACCTGATACACTAACGCGCATGGTTGTCTATTTTCACGATTGCGGCACCGAAGAACATCTGGAACGCCTGAAGAGCGTTATTATGGCACAATTTGAAGGCTTACAAGCTGAGAGTTTGCTCTTTCTTAAAGCTCTTCGTCGTATAGACGTTAAGTTCTACGGAAAGGGCAGTGAGCTCCATCAATCCAAGCAATTCCACAAGTATGGAATGAAAGACAATCGTGAATTACTCAAAACCACCATTAATAGCCACGGTAAAGACGAAGAAAAAGGACAATTATTTTATGTGGTAGGCCGGGgagctaggttctctctgccggaataccGAAGAAATGTTACATTGGCGTTCCCACTGACCGAGGCCGGCAAACCCTTAATTGACACTGGAGGAAAGGGGCTATTCAACGTTTTGCTTGTTAGCAAATCAAAATACAAC TTTCTGATGGACGCCGACTTTGATTTCAACAATCAAGACAAGCTTAAGCCTAACTCAAAAAGGAATCAAGAAATTCGCGTTTGGATCGCAGCCGCGTTCTTGCAAGCCATTTCCACGTTTTGCGCTGACCCTATTCTTGTTTACGAATGGCCATTATTTCTGCCTCTGATCACTCACCAGACCCCCCTCAGTCGAGAGATCCGATACATGACTCAGAAGAATTTTTTGGTGAAGGTCGATAATCAGCCAATGTTACGATGCATGAATGAGATAACGATCCTACCAGACCATTTGAAAGATGAGAACGGACGACCGCTGCTAGACCCTTTTGCAGAAGACATGGTCTTGTCGTCAGACTATCCTCAACGCGTGGTggagatcttcaaggagCACGGGGTAAAAGTCATGGAGGACGAGACTCTTTTGAGACGCCTGGAGGCCGATATGGGGTTTCGAATCATTAAGACGCATCATAAAGATACTACTGAGGAGTGGCATGCAAGAATGGCGCGATTCCTTCTCCGGTTCCTGGAAACTTCAGGCTTCAATGCTTCGAGGGTCAAGTCTATTGCAATTGTGCCTCTGAAAGGTGGAAGATGGACGGCCATGATATCTGGTCCTGTCTATTTTCCGCGTACGGGAGACATTTCCATCCCGGACTCCATTAATTTGAGGGTGGTGGAATCAACTGCTACACAAGATCCAGATCGGTATGCACTGTTCAAATGCCTTGGGGTCACTGAGCCCCCCATCGACATGGTCAGGAAATCGATTCTCAAGACTCTGGCCACATCGGATACTATTCCGCTGAAATTTGTCAATGACTATCTCCAATATCTCTATCTCACGCATGAAGCTTGCGACTGGAAACCGGAGCAGTACCAGGAAGTGCAAGTTCTGACGACAGACTCAAAGCTTGAGAGTCCATGGTCTAAGACAATCTACCTACCAGGCAAGGGTCACCCATTAAGTGCTGAAAGCCTTCTAGGGTCTTTGAAGCCAGAATCCTCGCTCCTTGGATCTTTCTTGCATCCTGAAACTTTGAGCTATGTTCCAACTCATTGCAACTCTTCAAGCATCAGTTGGAAGAGATGGCTTTGCGAGTACGTCGGTTTAAGGGAAGACATCTGCCTCGAATCGGATGGGACTGGAAAACTATCGTCTGATTTCCTTCATATTGTAAGTCAAAGTCCAGAGAAGCTTCTGGACCTCCTTGAACATCTCCTGCCTAAATGTGAGGTAGAGTTATCGGATGAGTCAGCCATCATATCCGAGGTTCGACAACTTTCTGCAAGCAACCTTTGCGATGTTGAATTCATTTGCAAGTTACAGGATACTTGGCTTCCTCTCAAAACTCTCACTGATATAGTTGAGTCATATATGGAACAGCCCGGCCAGTTCCCTTTTTTGAGATCCATCCAAGGCAATACTGGAGATATCGACACAAAGTGGAACTTCCTATCCGAATATCTTCTTGTTGGCAAGGAAGACAATCTCGACTTCCGTCTCGAGATCTTGCGTTCAATCCGTCGCTCAGATCCTAAGAAGGATCCGGATCGTCAACTCCAAAAAGTCCTGGACTTATACGCTTCCCTATATGCCCAGCTCACTGTTCCCGGAGAAATGACCACTGACAGAGAGAAGCTCAG AAACTTCTTCGGTGAATCCGGCATCGCCTACTTCAACGGTAAAGAACTTGAGTGGACAAGTTCTTCGTTTTGTTTGTGGGATGCACCGCCAGACATGGTCACAATGCGCTCACTCAAGTCCTGCTACGATATGCAAGGCTCAAATGCTGAAGTTGGAAGCGCCCTACAGAACCTTTTCCTCAAAACACTTGGTATACCAAATGTTAGTCTTAAGCAAATTGTGGCAGAGTTGAATGAACTGCGCCTTAGAAATGACGAGGATCCTGCAAAGATTCTCCGGCTTTATGACTTCTTGAACAGGAATATTCCCTCGTCTCAGGACATTAG GGCTTTATTTGAGACCTCGCCGCTTATCTTCATCCCCGACGGTCCATATATAGGTTGGCATAAGTCCACTGAGGTCTTGTGGTCTAGCAACACAGACCTATGTGGTATGGGAACCTTGGACGACACTTACGGAACACTTCGTGAGCTCTTCGTCGCTAAACTTGGAATTAAGCCATTGTCGCTGAGAATACTTTACGACCGCCTGATTAAGTCTCCCAAGAGCAACCCGCAACAGATGAAAGAAGCCATTTTCATCCTAAATGATTTCCTTCGGAGCGAACCAGCATTCCTGGATCCGCAGCCTGTTAGAAATGCTGAGATATTCCCTATCAGAGATCCTGGTGGAACAGTTTCTTTGAGGTCTGTAGAAACCGAGTTTGCCATTGGAGACAATGACAACTTGAGAATGCGGTTCGAAAAGCGAATCAGTTTTCTGGACTGCAGTCTCGTGGAATTCCATCGTCTAAAGCCTTTCTTTCAATGGCTCAAGGTTGAAGATCGCTACTTGTCTAGATGTGTCCAAGACAGTGTGACGAACGTCACAGAAGGTCTACATCAGCCATTAAGACCTTTGGTAGATTATACGAAACTGGATGTGACAGATAAGGCCCGATATATCGCTCG TGTTGCGTCGAACTTCGGTAGCCCTCGTTGTCTAGCGGGGATCGAAGCCCTATACAGGCAACTAAGCAGGGTGGAATGTTTCGAACTGCGGAATATGAAATCCGTCTTTACTATAGAACAGAAGGGTCAGACGTTTGTGTCAGAGAGTCAGACGCCCACGGCACATATTTTTGAGTCTGGCAGAAGACTTACGATCTATGTTCCCATGGATCCCGCAACACAGGATGTCTGTTTCCGCTCAGTATTGCCCAGAAAGCTCGCAACATGGATCATGCAGGATCCCGAAAGTAGCGACCGACCTTACGTTGACATCGAGATGGTCAATGCACTGACTGCTATCTTAGCCAGCGAGACGACATCTCTCGACGAGATTCTTGATGAACTAGGAATTGCCAGAATATCGTATGATGGCCTCAGCGACGACGGGGAAGAAGTCGCGAGACAGGGAGTATCATTCAAAAATGTCGTCGAACGGCCCCGAAAGGCAGACTCGGTGTTGTTTGGTATCCCCGTTAGCAACACGGGCAAAAGTTTGTTTGTTAAGACGGTTGA
- a CDS encoding hypothetical protein (EggNog:ENOG41), with product MAFDSSLNGNTSRRLLLKGGTVLIHDANDNVQALERDILIENNRISKIAENVNEITDAELIDCTDKIISPGFIDTHHHLWQTQLKGRHANELLLDYMASGNLQSSNYTKSDIYWGQLGGSLEAINAGTTTVVDHSHVNVFAGAASTAISATASSGLRCVYGYCPTARVASWSPFAMNPDMLAPWVVDEIQELGKKGPFGDGRVTMGLAFDLWFLPEPVIQDLFKRAREAGFELATTHAVSNPQMGSYDLVQQIKSLGLLDNRMLFSHLNGYAAESVKDLADAGAHISSTPSTEMQMALGDPVCLNDDLPQAQAQSSLGIDCHSNQASSIVYEMRLGLQGSRARHNQKLIDQDLAPRKISKTVQDVFNLGTIQGARAIGRESQLGSIAEGKLADLVIFDANTPELICAAEQDPIAAVVLHSSIGNVDTVIVDGIVRKRQGKLVGVKVEESMADVTGNRSLEWPDVAKAMRRSRAEILQRETEKQNLDDVKKGMISSFNIDLSKLRD from the exons ATGGCATTTGACTCTTCTCTCAACGGTAACACTTCGCGCCGGCTGTTACTCAAAGGCGGTACTGTCCTTATTCACGATGCCAATGACAACGTCCAAGCTCTAGAAAGGGACATACTTATTGAGAACAACCGAATCTCTAAGATAGCCGAGAACGTTAACGAGATCACTGACGCTGAGTTGATCGATTGCActgacaagatcatctcCCCTGGCTTCATCGACACGCACCATCATCTTTGGCAGACCCAGCTCAAGGGACGACATGCCAATGAACTGCTTCTCGATTACATGGCCTCCGGTAATCTCCAGTCTTCAAATTATACGAAAAGCGATATCTACTGGGGACAGCTTGGAGGTTCTCTCGAAGCAATCAATGCAGGCACCACCACTGTAGTTGATCATTCACACGTCAACGTCTTTGCTGGCGCTG CCTCAACTGCCATCTCAGCCACTGCTTCCTCTGGCCTGCGCTGCGTCTATGGCTACTGCCCAACTGCTCGCGTCGCATCATGGTCACCCTTTGCAATGAACCCAGATATGCTTGCACCATGGGTCGTCGACGAAATACAGGAGCTAGGCAAGAAGGGTCCCTTCGGCGACGGCCGCGTTACCATGGGTCTGGCCTTTGACCTCTGGTTCCTACCAGAACCAGTCATCCAGGACCTGTTCAAGCGTGCACGAGAAGCCGGTTTCGAGTTGGCGACAACTCATGCTGTTAGCAACCCGCAGATGGGATCTTATGATCTCGTTCAGCAGATCAAGAGCCTCGGCTTGTTGGACAATCGCATGCTCTTCAGCCATCTTAACGGATATGCCGCCGAGAGCGTTAAGGACCTCGCCGACGCCGGAGCACATATTAGCAGCACTCCCTCCACTGAAATGCAAATGGCTCTTGGAGATCCTGTGTGCCTGAACGACGATCTTCCCCAGGCTCAAGCTCAGTCTAGTCTGGGTATCGACTGTCACAGTAACCAGGCCTCTAGCATCGTATACGAGATGAGACTGGGCCTGCAGGGCTCGAGGGCCAGGCATAACCAGAAGCTGATCGACCAAGACCTGGCCCCTCGCAAGATCTCCAAGACAGTTCAGGATGTATTCAATCTGGGGACAATCCAGGGCGCCAGAGCGATTGGGAGGGAGAGCCAGCTTGGTAGCATCGCTGAAGGCAAACTGGCTGACCTGGTGATCTTTGACGCCAATACTCCCGAGCTAATCTGCGCTGCTGAGCAAGACCCCATCGCAGCCGTCGTTCTGCACAGCAGTATCGGGAACGTCGATACAGTCATCGTGGATGGTATCGTTCGAAAACGTCAAGGGAAACTTGTTGGTGTGAAAGTAGAGGAAAGCATGGCGGACGTCACGGGCAATCGGTCCTTGGAGTGGCCGGATGTTGCCAAAGCGATGAGAAGGTCTCGTGCTGAGATTCTCCAGCGTGAAACAGAGAAGCAGAACTTggatgatgtcaagaagggaATGAttagcagcttcaacattgaCTTGTCAAAGCTGAGGGATTGA